In Streptosporangium album, the following are encoded in one genomic region:
- a CDS encoding IS630 family transposase encodes MDHQQGPGLRRKRTQVVGLYTDPPDGAVVVCADELGPVTPRTFGPAPAWSADGHRIKAPLEYFRGPDKTWVYGALRVADGAAVTMTAASRNSDCYQRFLQRLEDANPGHGDIWVIADNLSGHNSLATRTWPADHPRIQHAFIPVGACWLNLQEAWWRIFRHHALAGVSFADSKDIDHATRIATAQLNQRAKPWVWGRPPPAPRHLRRQFVYSL; translated from the coding sequence CTGGACCACCAGCAAGGACCCGGACTTCGCCGCAAAAGAACGCAGGTCGTCGGCCTGTACACCGACCCGCCGGACGGCGCGGTCGTCGTCTGCGCCGACGAGCTGGGGCCGGTGACCCCGCGTACCTTCGGCCCCGCGCCCGCCTGGTCCGCCGACGGCCACCGGATCAAAGCGCCGCTGGAATACTTCCGCGGCCCCGACAAGACCTGGGTGTACGGTGCGCTGCGCGTCGCCGACGGCGCCGCGGTCACCATGACCGCCGCCTCCCGCAACAGCGACTGCTACCAGCGGTTCCTGCAACGACTCGAGGACGCCAACCCCGGCCACGGTGACATCTGGGTGATCGCCGACAACCTGTCCGGTCACAACAGCCTCGCCACCCGCACATGGCCGGCCGACCATCCCCGCATCCAGCACGCGTTCATCCCCGTCGGCGCCTGCTGGCTCAATCTGCAGGAGGCGTGGTGGCGGATCTTCCGCCACCATGCCCTGGCCGGAGTGTCCTTCGCTGATAGCAAGGACATCGACCACGCCACCCGCATCGCCACCGCCCAGCTCAACCAGCGGGCCAAACCCTGGGTCTGGGGACGGCCACCACCGGCCCCCAGACACCTACGCCGCCAGTTCGTCTACAGCCTTTGA
- a CDS encoding GTP cyclohydrolase IIa, translating to MERLRSETRSRVTIGVVGPHDLVEQIMSIGADLPAAADWRLVGAPHAEEHETYEKFCKIADSIDVVLFTGPLQHDLARQSGELPVPATFVPVNGSGLYSSLLRGVLSHGIDPARVSIDSISAADVHEAYGEIGVSTDHVHLSEYDQPESARGFIGFHEKLYRQGATTAALTTIRTVARKLAAAQVPVLRMLPTPHTLRLALNTAALLGTGSRLEESQIAIVLVELAASARPSYSGPGNYWQQELKLSLQQALLADARLMGATVVPRDENSYVVTATVGSLSQATDGFRVAPFMDRIRADVGVAVEVGIGLGNTARDADSNATLAVEKARNADATAAFLVGLDGTVLSLPMRQRRRVEPVSEPVAASKAAKVLERLVEGLGDGPEAMVVDAEIVADVLSIAPRSARRVLQSLVEEGLAWPMPTVRPAQAGRPRQPYRLVMERSLR from the coding sequence ATGGAGCGGCTACGATCCGAGACGCGATCCAGGGTGACGATCGGCGTCGTGGGGCCGCACGACCTGGTCGAGCAGATCATGTCGATCGGGGCGGATCTGCCCGCGGCCGCCGACTGGCGCCTGGTCGGCGCGCCGCACGCGGAGGAGCACGAGACGTACGAGAAGTTCTGCAAGATCGCCGACAGCATCGACGTCGTCCTCTTCACCGGACCTCTCCAGCACGACCTGGCCCGGCAGTCGGGTGAGCTGCCGGTGCCCGCGACGTTCGTCCCGGTCAACGGCTCCGGCCTCTACTCCAGCCTGCTGCGGGGCGTGCTCAGCCACGGCATCGACCCGGCCAGGGTGAGCATCGACTCGATCTCCGCCGCGGATGTGCACGAGGCCTACGGCGAGATCGGCGTGAGCACCGACCACGTCCACCTGTCGGAGTACGACCAGCCGGAGTCGGCACGCGGCTTCATCGGCTTCCACGAGAAGCTCTACCGGCAGGGGGCCACGACCGCGGCGCTGACCACGATCAGGACCGTGGCCAGGAAGCTGGCCGCCGCCCAGGTGCCCGTGCTGCGGATGCTGCCGACTCCGCACACGTTGCGGCTCGCGCTCAACACCGCGGCGCTCCTCGGGACGGGCAGCCGATTGGAGGAGTCGCAGATCGCCATCGTCCTGGTGGAGCTGGCGGCCTCGGCCCGGCCCAGCTATTCGGGGCCGGGCAACTACTGGCAGCAGGAGTTGAAGCTCTCGCTGCAGCAGGCGCTGCTGGCCGACGCCAGGCTGATGGGCGCCACCGTGGTTCCGCGCGACGAGAACAGCTACGTGGTCACCGCCACCGTCGGCTCGCTCTCGCAGGCGACCGACGGCTTCCGGGTCGCGCCTTTCATGGACCGGATCCGCGCCGACGTGGGCGTCGCGGTCGAGGTCGGCATCGGCCTGGGCAACACAGCCCGGGACGCCGACTCCAACGCGACGCTCGCCGTGGAGAAGGCGCGCAACGCCGACGCCACCGCGGCCTTCCTCGTCGGCCTGGACGGTACGGTGCTGTCCCTGCCGATGCGCCAGCGCCGCAGGGTGGAGCCGGTGAGCGAGCCCGTGGCGGCCTCCAAGGCGGCGAAGGTCCTGGAGCGGCTGGTCGAAGGGCTCGGCGACGGGCCCGAAGCGATGGTGGTGGACGCCGAGATCGTGGCGGACGTGCTGTCCATCGCCCCGCGCAGCGCCCGACGGGTGCTGCAGAGCCTGGTGGAGGAGGGCCTGGCCTGGCCCATGCCCACCGTGCGCCCCGCCCAGGCGGGGCGGCCGCGGCAGCCGTACCGGCTGGTGATGGAGCGGTCGCTCCGCTAG
- a CDS encoding carbohydrate ABC transporter permease produces MAIHVPERHAPSAAPRTRSRRSTSRDDRKRPQPGRIPGQRWYTPYLFPIPALILFGIFFAWPAVTAIQLSFFKWDAVSQPIFVGLDNFARLASDGRFWTGLGNSMLFLVGMFPLLVVIPLLLAVLVNQRLPGIKTFRMLYYLPVVTSMVAVGVAWEYVFNQQGVLNWILTGFGILDQPIQYLLDPVWALPALVLVEGWKSMGVFMMIYLAGLQTIPTNLYEAAKVDGASAWHRLRHITVPLIVPYLAVTLTMEMLEAMQVFTSVYVMTQGGPQDSTLTLGYYIWSAAFQKYDMGYASAMGLVLWLLLILMALANYRITKGRTVMT; encoded by the coding sequence ATGGCCATACACGTACCAGAGCGCCACGCGCCTTCGGCGGCCCCGAGGACGCGTAGCCGCAGGAGCACGTCACGAGATGATCGGAAGAGGCCGCAGCCCGGCAGGATCCCCGGCCAGCGCTGGTACACCCCCTACCTGTTCCCCATCCCGGCCCTGATCCTGTTCGGGATCTTCTTCGCGTGGCCCGCCGTCACCGCGATCCAGCTGTCGTTCTTCAAATGGGACGCGGTGTCCCAGCCGATCTTCGTGGGCCTGGACAACTTCGCCCGGCTCGCGAGCGACGGCAGGTTCTGGACCGGCCTGGGCAACTCGATGCTGTTCCTGGTGGGGATGTTCCCGCTGCTCGTCGTCATCCCGTTGCTGCTGGCCGTACTCGTCAACCAGAGGCTGCCGGGCATCAAGACGTTCCGGATGCTCTACTACCTGCCCGTCGTGACCTCGATGGTCGCGGTCGGCGTCGCCTGGGAGTACGTCTTCAACCAGCAGGGCGTGCTCAACTGGATCCTCACCGGCTTCGGCATCCTCGACCAGCCGATCCAGTATCTGCTCGACCCCGTGTGGGCGCTGCCGGCCCTCGTCCTCGTCGAGGGCTGGAAGAGCATGGGCGTCTTCATGATGATCTATCTCGCCGGGCTGCAGACCATCCCCACGAACCTCTACGAGGCCGCCAAGGTCGACGGCGCCTCGGCCTGGCACCGGCTGCGCCACATCACCGTCCCGCTGATCGTCCCCTATCTCGCGGTCACGCTGACCATGGAGATGCTCGAGGCGATGCAGGTCTTCACGTCCGTCTACGTGATGACCCAGGGCGGCCCCCAGGACTCCACCCTCACGCTCGGCTACTACATCTGGTCGGCGGCCTTCCAGAAGTACGACATGGGTTACGCCAGCGCCATGGGCCTCGTCCTGTGGCTCCTTTTGATCCTCATGGCGCTCGCCAACTACCGGATCACCAAGGGAAGGACGGTCATGACATGA
- a CDS encoding Gfo/Idh/MocA family protein, which translates to MTLLSNLRVGIVGAGIMGRGHAEVLAAHPHAEITAVASRTREHAEELAGRVGAAVYPDYQELLASGTVDAVSITTPDHLHADVMVAAAEAGVHILVEKPFTTTVADADRALAAIRRAGVVAMCLFNHRWVPAYAQAKDQMPLLGEAVVGYARKNDTIHVPTEMISWADRTTCAWFLSSHDIDLVTWLFDDEVVEVFATARYGKLQAMGIDTPDAMQIQARFSRGATATFESAWIYPNTFPTMVDSYVTVVGEDGVVQLDRQRENIQLATDKGYTYPRNMLQRVVHGIPAGAYRDAIEHFVHCARTGSEPLITVESSRHVTAVLAAAHESARTGLPVKIVGKD; encoded by the coding sequence ATGACGCTCTTGTCTAACCTGCGAGTCGGCATCGTGGGTGCCGGAATCATGGGCCGCGGGCACGCCGAGGTGCTGGCGGCCCATCCGCATGCCGAGATCACCGCTGTGGCCAGCCGTACCCGGGAGCACGCGGAGGAACTGGCCGGGCGGGTGGGAGCCGCCGTCTACCCCGACTACCAGGAGTTGCTGGCCTCGGGAACGGTCGACGCGGTGTCGATCACCACGCCCGACCACCTGCACGCCGATGTGATGGTGGCGGCGGCCGAGGCGGGCGTCCACATCCTGGTGGAGAAGCCGTTCACCACGACGGTGGCCGACGCCGACCGCGCGCTCGCGGCGATCCGGCGGGCGGGCGTGGTCGCGATGTGCCTGTTCAACCACCGCTGGGTGCCCGCCTATGCCCAGGCCAAGGACCAGATGCCCCTGCTGGGCGAAGCGGTCGTGGGCTACGCGAGGAAGAACGACACGATCCACGTGCCCACCGAGATGATCAGCTGGGCGGATCGGACGACCTGCGCCTGGTTCCTGTCCAGCCACGACATCGACCTGGTGACCTGGTTGTTCGACGACGAGGTGGTCGAGGTCTTCGCGACCGCCCGTTACGGCAAGCTCCAGGCGATGGGCATCGACACCCCGGACGCCATGCAGATCCAGGCCCGGTTCAGCCGGGGCGCCACCGCCACGTTCGAGTCGGCCTGGATCTATCCCAACACCTTCCCGACCATGGTCGACAGCTACGTCACGGTGGTCGGAGAGGACGGCGTGGTCCAACTCGACCGGCAGCGGGAGAACATCCAGCTCGCCACCGACAAGGGCTACACCTATCCGCGGAACATGCTCCAGCGCGTCGTCCACGGCATCCCGGCCGGCGCCTACCGCGACGCCATCGAGCACTTCGTGCACTGCGCCCGGACGGGAAGCGAGCCGCTGATCACGGTTGAGAGCTCCCGCCACGTCACCGCGGTGCTCGCCGCCGCGCACGAGTCCGCGCGGACGGGCCTGCCGGTGAAGATCGTGGGGAAGGACTGA
- a CDS encoding ABC transporter substrate-binding protein: MTPPRTALAAGLLALAMLTTGCVAGTTEDTPSAAADQPFEGEVEFWTINLKKNFNDYVTGLITQYRKEHPKVTVKWVDVPGQDSATKLLAAMASGDVPDAVNLGSPDLGRFIPSLAPMDDYFKPEELADFQPNLVEPLRQDGKLYGVPWYNGGAPVAMYRKSVVSKAGFDEKAPPKTYDEALALAAKVYDDTKVYGTNEIPGPSVVSVLSYYGVTLLSEDKKKAAFNTPEVAEIIEKFKKSYDEHGIAPGSVSKDIRALPQSLDNGQVAFTASANGATLVNIQKNAPDIYKDLVVTEPVQTAGGGYLLNAQQTFTIPKASRHKKAAAEFIKFFTNGANQLAFCKIVPIYPSTISSTKDSFFTGTGGTEPMDVARQVIVKGLPKLEYTPLGTAKDTELAESLAEEIRAVFQGQKSVKDALDTAEKNWNDALV, translated from the coding sequence ATGACTCCACCCAGGACGGCGTTAGCGGCGGGACTGCTGGCGCTGGCGATGCTCACCACCGGTTGCGTGGCGGGCACCACCGAAGACACCCCCTCCGCCGCGGCCGACCAGCCGTTCGAGGGTGAGGTCGAATTCTGGACGATCAACCTGAAGAAGAACTTCAACGACTACGTCACCGGGCTGATCACCCAGTACCGGAAGGAACACCCCAAGGTCACCGTCAAGTGGGTGGACGTCCCGGGTCAGGACAGCGCGACCAAGCTGCTCGCGGCCATGGCCAGCGGCGACGTGCCCGACGCGGTCAACCTGGGCTCTCCCGACCTCGGCAGGTTCATCCCGTCGCTGGCGCCGATGGACGACTACTTCAAGCCGGAGGAACTCGCCGACTTCCAGCCGAACCTGGTGGAGCCGTTGCGCCAGGACGGCAAGCTCTACGGAGTGCCCTGGTACAACGGCGGCGCCCCGGTGGCGATGTACCGCAAGTCGGTCGTGTCCAAGGCCGGCTTCGACGAGAAGGCGCCGCCGAAGACCTACGACGAGGCGCTGGCCCTGGCGGCCAAGGTCTACGACGACACCAAGGTCTACGGCACCAACGAGATCCCCGGGCCGTCCGTCGTCTCCGTGCTGAGCTACTACGGGGTCACGCTGCTGTCGGAGGACAAGAAGAAGGCGGCGTTCAACACCCCCGAGGTCGCCGAGATCATCGAGAAGTTCAAGAAGAGCTACGACGAGCACGGCATCGCGCCGGGCTCCGTCTCCAAGGACATCCGCGCCCTCCCGCAGAGCCTCGACAACGGCCAGGTCGCCTTCACGGCCAGTGCCAACGGCGCGACCCTGGTCAACATCCAGAAGAACGCCCCCGACATCTACAAGGACCTCGTCGTCACCGAGCCCGTCCAGACGGCCGGTGGCGGCTATCTGCTCAACGCCCAGCAGACGTTCACGATCCCCAAGGCCTCCAGGCACAAGAAGGCGGCGGCCGAGTTCATCAAGTTCTTCACCAACGGCGCCAACCAGCTCGCCTTCTGCAAGATCGTTCCGATCTACCCGTCGACGATCTCCTCGACGAAGGACTCCTTCTTCACCGGCACCGGCGGCACCGAGCCGATGGACGTCGCCCGCCAGGTGATCGTCAAGGGACTGCCCAAGCTGGAGTACACACCGCTGGGCACTGCGAAGGACACCGAGCTCGCCGAGTCCCTGGCGGAGGAGATCCGCGCCGTGTTCCAAGGACAGAAGAGCGTGAAGGACGCGCTCGACACAGCAGAGAAGAATTGGAATGACGCTCTTGTCTAA
- a CDS encoding helix-turn-helix domain-containing protein, with translation MPKLLHARAPRDGEEERQIRKLAGARHAPADWIQRAQIVVLSWEEMRGPAIAAMLGCHPETVRRRLRRFNAEGIDGLGDRPGPGRRPRITQAERSRLIALVKTIPPGRLRWEPWGELEADDEDGPAVWTLDALTAAAREQGIDIHRSQVRRILLKEGVRWRRTRSWTTSKDPDFAAKERRSSACTPTRRTARSSSAPTSWGR, from the coding sequence ATGCCGAAACTGCTGCACGCTCGAGCGCCGCGAGACGGCGAGGAGGAACGCCAGATCCGTAAACTCGCCGGTGCCCGGCACGCCCCGGCCGACTGGATCCAGCGCGCCCAGATCGTCGTGTTGAGCTGGGAGGAGATGCGCGGCCCGGCCATCGCCGCGATGCTGGGCTGTCATCCGGAGACCGTGCGCCGCCGGTTGCGCCGCTTCAACGCCGAAGGCATCGACGGGCTTGGTGACCGGCCCGGGCCCGGTCGCAGACCGCGGATCACCCAAGCCGAACGATCGCGGCTCATCGCGCTGGTCAAGACGATACCGCCCGGGCGGCTGCGCTGGGAGCCCTGGGGTGAGCTGGAGGCCGACGACGAGGATGGGCCGGCGGTGTGGACCCTGGATGCCCTCACCGCCGCCGCCCGTGAGCAGGGCATCGACATTCACCGTTCCCAGGTGCGCCGGATCCTTCTGAAAGAGGGGGTGAGATGGCGCCGCACCCGGTCCTGGACCACCAGCAAGGACCCGGACTTCGCCGCAAAAGAACGCAGGTCGTCGGCCTGTACACCGACCCGCCGGACGGCGCGGTCGTCGTCTGCGCCGACGAGCTGGGGCCGGTGA
- a CDS encoding amidohydrolase family protein encodes MNPLTSALWERRPQHSLRIVDAHAHAGPYSLFFIPEAGPAAMVRVMDRCGVSHAVLSSHLAIQLDAAAGNAATAAVVEHAPDRFTGYLTVNPWQDPVGELEKWGDDPRFGGVKLHPDLHLYPLTGRRYAPVWEFAQRTGCPVLTHTYEGSAYNDLPMVEETAIRHPEAVILAGHAGATPLGFDAAIEVAQRRPGVVLEVCGSYNTGADLARMVREVRPGQVVFGSDFPFIDLRMSLGRVLFSDLSDDARAAVLGGTMTDLLQWRDSAQQARSSQVVAP; translated from the coding sequence ATGAACCCCCTCACGTCCGCCCTGTGGGAGCGCCGTCCCCAGCACAGCCTGCGGATCGTCGACGCGCACGCCCACGCCGGGCCGTACAGCCTGTTCTTCATCCCCGAGGCGGGCCCGGCGGCGATGGTCAGGGTGATGGACCGGTGCGGGGTGTCGCACGCGGTCCTGTCCAGTCATCTGGCGATCCAGCTCGACGCGGCGGCGGGCAACGCGGCGACCGCCGCGGTCGTCGAGCACGCGCCCGACCGGTTCACCGGCTACCTGACCGTCAACCCGTGGCAGGACCCGGTGGGGGAGCTTGAGAAGTGGGGTGACGACCCCCGTTTCGGGGGCGTCAAGCTCCACCCGGACCTGCACCTGTATCCGCTCACGGGCCGCAGATACGCGCCGGTGTGGGAGTTCGCGCAGCGCACCGGCTGCCCGGTGCTCACGCACACCTATGAGGGCTCGGCGTACAACGACCTGCCCATGGTGGAGGAGACGGCCATCCGGCATCCGGAGGCGGTGATCCTCGCCGGGCACGCGGGCGCCACCCCGCTGGGGTTCGACGCGGCCATCGAGGTGGCACAGCGCCGTCCGGGGGTGGTGCTGGAGGTGTGCGGTTCGTACAACACCGGTGCCGACCTCGCCCGGATGGTGCGTGAGGTGCGGCCGGGGCAGGTGGTGTTCGGTTCGGACTTCCCGTTCATCGACCTTCGGATGTCGCTCGGACGGGTACTCTTCAGCGATCTCAGTGACGACGCCAGAGCCGCTGTGCTCGGTGGCACGATGACCGATCTGCTCCAGTGGCGAGACAGCGCTCAACAAGCACGTTCCAGTCAGGTGGTCGCACCCTGA
- a CDS encoding amidohydrolase family protein, producing the protein MTRRGPVLIDADAMLGRHPARDVGAGGVAEALASMDRFGISEALVGHTLSWLHDPHTGNRALLELVAGQPRLLPCWVMLPDTCAETGTSAEFVSAALAGGVRAVRAYPVDHGYDLAGVDATPVLEAIARAGLPLLLDAAQTTWPQVEAVAVAHPHLTVVVGGLGYRVLRQVAGVLARTDNVHLGLANLSSHCGLEWLVERFGEQRLVFGTGAPTRDPAEAVTRLLWSELDDGAVSAIGGGNLRSLLRKKARAA; encoded by the coding sequence ATGACTAGGCGCGGACCGGTGCTGATCGACGCCGACGCGATGCTGGGCCGCCATCCCGCCCGCGACGTCGGCGCGGGCGGCGTCGCCGAGGCGCTCGCCTCGATGGACCGTTTCGGCATCTCCGAGGCGCTGGTCGGGCACACGCTGTCGTGGCTGCACGACCCCCACACCGGCAACCGGGCGCTGCTGGAGCTGGTCGCCGGCCAGCCCCGGCTGCTCCCCTGCTGGGTGATGCTCCCCGACACCTGCGCGGAGACGGGCACCTCGGCCGAGTTCGTGTCCGCCGCCCTGGCGGGCGGGGTCCGCGCGGTGCGCGCCTACCCCGTGGACCACGGCTACGACCTCGCGGGCGTGGACGCGACCCCGGTGCTGGAGGCCATCGCGCGGGCCGGGCTGCCGCTGCTCCTGGACGCCGCCCAGACCACGTGGCCGCAGGTGGAGGCGGTCGCCGTGGCCCACCCGCACCTCACGGTCGTGGTCGGCGGCCTCGGCTACCGCGTCCTGCGCCAGGTGGCCGGTGTGCTGGCCCGTACGGACAATGTCCACCTCGGGCTGGCCAACCTGTCCTCGCACTGCGGCCTGGAGTGGCTCGTCGAGCGGTTCGGCGAGCAGCGGCTGGTCTTCGGCACCGGTGCGCCCACTCGTGACCCGGCCGAGGCGGTCACCCGGCTGCTGTGGTCGGAACTCGACGACGGCGCGGTGTCGGCGATCGGCGGGGGCAACCTGCGGAGCCTGCTCCGCAAGAAGGCGAGAGCAGCATGA
- a CDS encoding heparinase II/III family protein: protein MRHITDEDLLAATGTATVEELRRHLSTRTGPRPVFDVARWAAGMSGTEAAAQAVAAAGELLGTEVDFLDKGHGRSRLYGFHYLRWMSPLVSAYALTRDPAYAKEWDRLFGQWYDSRDRVTGDWPGLDVIWYSLGVWARSSLVTQALAVFGEEPALSREGWLQMVKTVLGGARWAAEEHDEFRQGNWQFACASELLHVAAVFHEFGEASSWAEVAKARILDHLELDVRADGGHHERSPGYHSMCVEAVQRAAVIGEQYLGWDLAAHPRVRAMHDWYVALVTPAGWIPHLQDSGLFWPAAHLLRGHYLLGDPGYEALARRWLSPEQLRSELAWLPPRLDDAPAPAPASEPDASSRTLDTSQYAVFRTGWEPDALHTVVNYGPFVGHELEPHSHHAALDFVLSGWGVPLAWEAGGPPSYDDPGYYDWFQATRGHNTVLLPGAAFAADRDAACDTFAALPHVDVFAGHHHGYPNRHDRRIVFVREAPSYWLVTDEIEEAPEAVWQLHGRSPWMERAGGHANVRGPGLYVLPADPEAVTGVLHGTGPSRIPDPAARTAEYGEVHTLGLRQRAETFTVGLFPFAENPPAVRLRGGEVCLDGVVDVFSGHQWTRCDTDGVLLAAASWGPSLVHDGIALVEARGLAAADITYRGGFAAVVDTDRCTELRVHAPGVTRLALNGVRLRPGLTVTLPSSGRWHLEAAADD, encoded by the coding sequence ATGCGTCACATCACCGATGAGGACCTGCTCGCGGCGACCGGGACCGCGACAGTGGAGGAGCTGCGCCGCCACCTGTCCACCAGGACCGGGCCCCGGCCGGTGTTCGACGTCGCCCGCTGGGCGGCGGGCATGTCCGGGACGGAGGCCGCCGCGCAGGCCGTCGCCGCCGCCGGCGAGCTCCTCGGCACCGAGGTCGACTTCCTGGACAAGGGCCACGGGCGGTCGAGGCTTTACGGGTTCCACTACCTGAGGTGGATGTCGCCCCTGGTCTCGGCCTACGCGCTGACCCGCGACCCGGCCTACGCCAAGGAGTGGGACCGGCTGTTCGGCCAGTGGTACGACAGCCGGGACCGCGTGACCGGCGACTGGCCCGGTCTCGACGTCATCTGGTATTCCCTCGGCGTCTGGGCGCGCTCCTCCTTGGTCACCCAGGCCCTGGCGGTCTTCGGCGAGGAGCCCGCGCTCAGCCGCGAGGGCTGGCTGCAGATGGTGAAGACCGTCCTCGGCGGCGCCCGCTGGGCGGCCGAGGAGCACGACGAGTTCCGGCAGGGCAACTGGCAGTTCGCGTGCGCGTCCGAGCTCCTGCACGTCGCCGCCGTCTTCCACGAGTTCGGCGAGGCGAGCAGCTGGGCGGAGGTCGCGAAGGCGCGGATCCTCGACCACCTCGAGCTCGACGTGCGGGCCGACGGCGGGCACCACGAGCGCTCTCCGGGCTATCACAGCATGTGTGTCGAAGCCGTCCAGCGGGCCGCCGTCATCGGCGAGCAGTACCTCGGCTGGGACCTCGCCGCCCATCCGCGTGTCCGGGCCATGCACGACTGGTACGTCGCGCTCGTCACCCCTGCCGGGTGGATTCCCCACCTGCAGGACAGCGGCCTGTTCTGGCCCGCCGCGCACCTGCTGCGCGGCCACTACCTGCTCGGCGATCCCGGCTACGAGGCGCTCGCCCGGCGCTGGCTGTCGCCCGAGCAGCTGCGCAGCGAGCTGGCGTGGCTGCCGCCCCGCCTGGACGACGCGCCCGCGCCCGCTCCGGCGAGCGAGCCCGACGCCTCTTCCCGCACCCTGGACACCAGCCAGTACGCGGTCTTCCGCACCGGCTGGGAGCCCGACGCGTTGCACACCGTGGTGAACTACGGGCCGTTCGTCGGCCACGAGCTGGAGCCGCACAGCCACCACGCGGCGCTGGACTTCGTGTTGTCAGGCTGGGGCGTGCCGCTGGCCTGGGAGGCGGGCGGTCCACCGTCCTACGACGACCCCGGCTACTACGACTGGTTCCAGGCGACGCGCGGCCACAACACGGTGCTCCTGCCCGGCGCGGCGTTCGCGGCCGACCGCGACGCCGCCTGCGACACGTTTGCGGCCCTGCCGCACGTGGACGTGTTCGCGGGCCATCACCACGGCTATCCGAACAGACACGACCGGCGGATCGTCTTCGTCCGCGAAGCCCCGTCGTACTGGCTGGTGACCGACGAGATAGAGGAAGCCCCCGAAGCCGTGTGGCAGCTGCACGGCCGCTCGCCCTGGATGGAACGTGCCGGAGGGCACGCCAACGTGCGGGGCCCCGGGCTCTACGTGCTCCCCGCCGACCCCGAGGCGGTCACGGGCGTCCTGCACGGCACCGGGCCCAGCCGGATCCCCGACCCCGCAGCCCGGACCGCGGAGTACGGCGAAGTGCACACCCTCGGCCTGCGTCAGCGAGCCGAGACGTTCACCGTCGGGCTCTTCCCCTTCGCCGAGAACCCGCCTGCCGTACGGCTGCGCGGCGGGGAGGTCTGTCTCGACGGGGTCGTCGACGTGTTCTCCGGCCACCAATGGACGCGCTGCGACACCGACGGCGTCCTGCTCGCCGCCGCCAGCTGGGGCCCCTCCCTCGTCCACGACGGGATCGCCCTGGTCGAGGCCCGGGGACTGGCCGCGGCCGACATCACCTACCGCGGGGGATTCGCCGCGGTGGTGGACACCGATCGGTGCACCGAGCTGAGGGTCCATGCCCCCGGCGTGACCAGGCTGGCGCTCAACGGGGTACGGCTGCGCCCGGGCCTCACGGTCACCCTCCCGTCGTCGGGCCGATGGCACCTGGAAGCGGCGGCCGATGACTAG
- a CDS encoding transposase: MRSRWSGPRTRRCSGCSSSESESPWDHEKVNARRLELLRADPVTAPHAGGVPVVDDTGDRKDGTATAHTAHQYLGSVGKIENGIVAVTTLWADERVYYPLHAVPYTPAARLPRGRSDPAFRTKPQLAAALAGRAQAAAVPFRALVADCAYGDNAAFTAELWAAGLAVRARAQAAPGLLGSGG, translated from the coding sequence GTGCGGAGCCGGTGGTCGGGGCCCAGAACGCGGCGGTGCAGCGGCTGCAGTTCTTCTGAGTCGGAGTCGCCGTGGGATCACGAGAAAGTCAACGCCCGGCGCCTTGAGCTGCTGCGGGCCGATCCGGTGACCGCGCCGCATGCGGGCGGGGTGCCGGTGGTCGATGACACCGGGGACCGCAAGGACGGCACCGCCACCGCGCACACCGCCCACCAGTATCTGGGCTCGGTCGGGAAGATCGAGAACGGGATCGTGGCAGTGACCACACTCTGGGCCGACGAGCGGGTCTACTACCCGCTGCACGCGGTGCCCTACACCCCCGCCGCTCGGCTGCCTCGCGGCCGCAGCGATCCGGCATTTCGCACCAAGCCGCAGCTCGCGGCCGCTCTGGCAGGTCGGGCTCAGGCCGCCGCCGTGCCGTTTCGGGCGCTGGTGGCCGACTGCGCCTACGGCGACAATGCGGCCTTCACCGCTGAACTGTGGGCCGCTGGATTGGCCGTTCGTGCTCGCGCTCAAGCCGCACCAGGGCTCCTGGGCTCCGGTGGATGA